GCCCATGAGGTCTGCCGCCACGAGTGCCGCGACGCCGAAGTACGCGCCGTGCGGCAGGCCCGCGAGGAATCGGAACAAGACAACGGTCTCGAACGTCGGCGCGAGGGCCGACGCAATGGTCCCGACGGTGAAAGCGACGGTCAACCAGGCGAGCAGCCGCTTGCGTGGGAAGCGGGCAGCGAAGGCGGCGATCGTGGGAGCGCCTACCACCACGCCAGCGGCATAAGCAGAGATGACGATCCCCGCCTTGGCGAGCGCCTCCTCTTGATTGGCGGAGTACAGGGCAGGCAAGAGGTCGCGAGCGATGTCAGGTAACAGGCCCATCGCCACGAACTCCGTGGTGCCGATGCCGAAGCCGCCGAGCGCTAGCGAGAGAAGTGCGAGCCTGGCGCGCGCGGGCGTGAGCGTGGGCATGGGAGCCGATCTGTGAGTGGCGTGATGGGTGGGTGCGCTCACCGTCGAGCCGTGTTCCTCTGGTCCCTATGACGTGGAGACGGCGTCCAGTATTCCTCACCATGGGTCACCGCTCGACAGGTGAGGGCATCGTTCTGCGGGTGGCCGGATCATGCCGATGGGCCGGTTGCCCGCCCCCGCAGTTCACCGATCCACGCCGATCATCACCCGGCCGCGGCCCTCACGAGCGCGTCTACCTCGCCCGGCGCCACCTTCAGCGGCGCGCCGTGGCCCGGCAGCACCCAACGTGCCTCAACCCCGGCCAATCGCGCGAGCGAGTCGAGGGCGAGGTCAGGCTCATCGGTGAAGGGTGCGGGCTGCGGGCCCTCCTGACCCGTCAGCACGTGGCGGGTCGTGAGCGCATCGCCCACAAAGACGGCTTCCGCCACCGGGACGTGGACCGCGATGCTGCCGGGAGAATGCCCTGGCATCGAGATCACCTTCGGTGCACCGGGCAGCGGCAGCACATCGCCGTCGGTCACCTCGGTCACCTCGGTGAGATAGCGGGTGCGGGCTCCGCCCTTGCGCAGTGCGTACAGAGCGAACCTGAGCACGGCGCCCCATTTCACGCGGCCGACGCTGGTCTTGGGCTTGTCTCCACCCTTGGCGCGATCGGCATCGGCGGCATGGATATACACGGGAACACCCGTCTCGCGGCGCAGCCGCTCGGCGAAACCGAGATG
The Demequina sp. TMPB413 DNA segment above includes these coding regions:
- a CDS encoding MBL fold metallo-hydrolase, translated to MKIGPHLHRIGNDIVAAYLIDTPEGITLIDAGLPGHWRDLKRELVRIDRAIADIRGVVLTHGDSDHLGFAERLRRETGVPVYIHAADADRAKGGDKPKTSVGRVKWGAVLRFALYALRKGGARTRYLTEVTEVTDGDVLPLPGAPKVISMPGHSPGSIAVHVPVAEAVFVGDALTTRHVLTGQEGPQPAPFTDEPDLALDSLARLAGVEARWVLPGHGAPLKVAPGEVDALVRAAAG